The Streptomyces sp. NBC_01353 genome contains a region encoding:
- a CDS encoding glycosyltransferase family 87 protein, with the protein MTTDRNHTPEPEPEPGDTHTCAAAPPGLTGSPFDSDTFTSATFVNVGRGPALALAVVWVVTRAGMALLLLRDTLGVGGVGREVHVLYQHWYREFAHGTFPVNDITWQYPPGAGLVIMSPGMLPWLTYFQAFVALTLLADAAITLALARADSDRVTHGAWIWVGGLPLLLHIPLARYDVQVTALAVLALLALKSRPTVAHRLGGALAALGTLVKVWPVLILIGTPRGRTTRDAWIAAATTAAALLATLTLLFSNSLGFLRPQGNRGVQIESLGGTALALGRATGVWPGTVQYRYGAFEYVGPYVSSVGRFALLLTVLAFVWLVLWRLCARGWTEATPLDAALAAVLLFTVTSRVISPQYMIWLLGLSAVCLTSRRTVMRPVALLLLPAAALSSLAYPVLYEDVLAGSWPGVAVLVVRNGLLLAAALLAARRLWTSTVTAAV; encoded by the coding sequence ATGACGACGGATCGCAACCACACTCCCGAGCCGGAGCCCGAACCGGGCGACACACACACGTGTGCCGCCGCGCCGCCCGGCCTCACCGGCTCCCCCTTCGACTCGGACACCTTCACCTCGGCGACGTTCGTCAACGTCGGCCGGGGCCCCGCCCTCGCCCTCGCCGTCGTCTGGGTCGTCACCCGCGCCGGCATGGCGCTGCTCCTGCTGCGCGACACCCTGGGCGTGGGCGGTGTCGGCCGCGAGGTGCACGTCCTCTACCAGCACTGGTACCGGGAGTTCGCCCACGGCACGTTCCCGGTGAACGACATCACCTGGCAGTACCCGCCCGGCGCGGGTCTGGTGATCATGTCCCCCGGGATGCTGCCCTGGCTCACGTACTTCCAGGCCTTCGTCGCCCTCACCCTCCTCGCCGACGCGGCGATCACCCTGGCCCTCGCCCGGGCCGACAGCGACCGGGTCACGCACGGCGCCTGGATCTGGGTCGGCGGACTCCCGCTGCTCCTGCACATCCCGCTGGCCCGGTACGACGTCCAGGTCACCGCCCTCGCCGTCCTCGCCCTGCTCGCGCTCAAGTCCCGGCCGACCGTCGCGCACCGGCTCGGCGGGGCGCTCGCCGCGCTCGGCACGCTGGTGAAGGTGTGGCCGGTGCTCATCCTGATCGGCACGCCCCGGGGCCGTACCACCCGCGACGCCTGGATCGCCGCCGCGACCACCGCCGCGGCCCTCCTCGCCACTCTGACCCTTCTCTTCTCGAACTCGCTCGGCTTCCTTCGCCCGCAGGGCAACCGTGGCGTCCAGATCGAGTCGCTGGGCGGCACCGCACTCGCGCTGGGCAGGGCGACGGGCGTGTGGCCGGGCACCGTCCAGTACCGCTACGGCGCCTTCGAGTACGTCGGCCCGTACGTCTCCAGCGTGGGCCGGTTCGCGCTGCTGCTGACGGTCCTCGCCTTCGTCTGGCTGGTGCTGTGGCGGCTCTGCGCCCGCGGCTGGACCGAGGCGACCCCGCTGGACGCGGCGCTCGCCGCCGTACTGCTCTTCACCGTCACCAGCCGGGTGATCAGCCCGCAGTACATGATCTGGCTGCTCGGTCTCAGCGCCGTCTGTCTGACCTCGCGGCGGACCGTGATGCGACCGGTGGCGCTGCTGCTCCTGCCGGCGGCCGCGCTGAGCTCCCTCGCGTACCCGGTGCTCTACGAGGACGTGCTGGCCGGCTCCTGGCCGGGTGTGGCCGTCTTGGTGGTCCGCAACGGGCTGCTGCTCGCGGCGGCCCTGCTG
- a CDS encoding ABC transporter ATP-binding protein: MTYTVNGARTGKGSATAALSRVLSRRGTPGARKVHAVKGVSFVAYRGEAIGLIGSNGSGKSTLLKAVAGLLPVNEGRIYTRGQPSLLGVNAALMNDLTGERNVILGGLAMGMTRAEVDARYDDIVDFSGINEKGDFISLPMRTYSSGMGARLRFSIAAAKSHDVLLIDEALSTGDAKFRRRSQQRIDELRAEAGTVFLVSHSNSTITETCDRALWLEAGTLRMDGPAEEVVAAYEAFTKKG, encoded by the coding sequence ATCACCTACACCGTCAACGGCGCCCGTACCGGCAAGGGAAGCGCGACCGCCGCCCTCAGCCGGGTCCTCTCCAGGCGCGGCACCCCCGGCGCCCGCAAGGTGCACGCGGTCAAGGGCGTCAGCTTCGTCGCGTACCGGGGCGAGGCAATTGGCCTGATCGGTTCGAACGGATCGGGCAAATCCACCCTCCTCAAGGCCGTGGCCGGTCTGCTGCCCGTCAACGAGGGCAGGATCTACACCCGCGGCCAGCCCTCCCTCCTCGGTGTCAACGCAGCCCTGATGAACGATCTGACCGGCGAGCGCAACGTGATCCTCGGCGGACTCGCCATGGGCATGACCCGCGCGGAGGTCGACGCCCGCTACGACGACATCGTGGACTTCTCCGGGATCAACGAGAAGGGCGACTTCATCTCGCTGCCCATGCGGACGTACTCCTCCGGCATGGGCGCCCGCCTCCGCTTCTCCATCGCGGCGGCGAAGAGCCACGACGTGCTGCTCATCGACGAGGCGCTCTCCACCGGCGACGCGAAGTTCCGCCGCCGCAGCCAGCAGCGCATCGACGAGCTGCGCGCCGAGGCGGGCACCGTCTTCCTCGTCTCCCACTCCAACTCCACCATCACCGAGACCTGCGACCGCGCGCTGTGGCTGGAGGCGGGCACTCTGCGGATGGACGGACCGGCCGAGGAGGTCGTGGCGGCGTACGAGGCGTTCACCAAGAAGGGCTGA
- a CDS encoding ABC transporter permease, whose amino-acid sequence MPCTRAESELVTTGTLTKPSPHAPQDLRALAQHHGLSVSGARPTLPAYVRQLWSRRDFIGAFATARLTAQYSQAKLGQVWQVVTPLLNAAVYYLIFGVLMNVQEGIPDYVPFLITGIFVWTFTSQSIMTGTRAISGNLGLVRALHFPRASLPLALALQQLQQLLLSLGVLVAILFCFGEFPRWSWLLAVPALLLQALFNSGVALVMARLAARTPDIAQLMPFLLRTWMYVSGAMWSIQHLAASGRLPDAAIAVLQGNPAAVYIDLMRFALIESFTADQLPPHVWALAAGWALVAFVGGFIYFWKAEETYGRG is encoded by the coding sequence ATGCCCTGTACCCGCGCCGAAAGCGAGCTCGTGACCACCGGGACGCTCACGAAACCCAGCCCCCACGCCCCGCAGGACCTGCGCGCGCTGGCCCAGCACCACGGCCTGTCCGTCAGCGGAGCCCGCCCCACCCTTCCCGCGTACGTCCGGCAGCTCTGGTCGCGGCGCGACTTCATCGGGGCGTTCGCGACCGCCCGGCTCACCGCGCAGTACAGCCAGGCGAAGCTCGGCCAGGTCTGGCAGGTGGTGACCCCACTGCTCAACGCGGCGGTGTACTACCTGATCTTCGGTGTCCTGATGAACGTCCAGGAGGGCATCCCGGACTACGTCCCGTTCCTGATCACGGGCATCTTCGTCTGGACCTTCACCTCTCAGTCGATCATGACCGGCACCCGGGCGATCAGCGGGAACCTCGGCCTCGTCCGCGCCCTGCACTTCCCCCGCGCGAGCCTCCCGCTCGCCCTCGCGCTCCAGCAGCTCCAGCAGCTGCTCCTCTCGCTCGGCGTGCTGGTCGCGATCCTGTTCTGCTTCGGCGAGTTCCCCCGCTGGAGCTGGCTCCTGGCCGTCCCCGCGCTGCTCCTCCAGGCGCTCTTCAACTCCGGGGTCGCGCTCGTCATGGCCCGCCTGGCCGCCCGTACCCCTGACATCGCCCAGCTGATGCCGTTCCTGCTGCGGACATGGATGTACGTCTCCGGCGCCATGTGGTCCATCCAGCATCTGGCGGCGAGCGGCCGGCTCCCGGACGCGGCGATCGCGGTCCTCCAGGGCAATCCGGCGGCGGTCTACATCGACCTGATGCGCTTCGCGCTCATCGAGAGCTTCACCGCCGACCAGCTTCCGCCGCACGTCTGGGCGCTCGCCGCCGGCTGGGCGCTGGTGGCCTTCGTCGGCGGATTCATCTACTTCTGGAAGGCAGAGGAGACCTACGGCCGTGGCTGA
- a CDS encoding TetR/AcrR family transcriptional regulator translates to MTTPSGTPRRAPAGAAVLREDVTEAIRTAVFEELAAVGFARMSIEGIARRAGVGKTAVYRRWKSKLSLVLDLVGVFATQGLPAPSTGSLIGDVRALLEVASHALRHPVASQVIPDLLVEAARQPEIAQAIKAALLDSQQGVVAQIVREAVGRGELPEGADPDRALDVVVGPLYWRLVVVRGELPKGYLDDLARSAVAALKA, encoded by the coding sequence ATGACGACACCCTCCGGAACCCCTCGCCGCGCCCCCGCGGGAGCCGCCGTGCTCCGTGAGGACGTCACGGAGGCCATTCGCACGGCCGTCTTCGAAGAGCTGGCCGCCGTCGGATTCGCCCGCATGTCCATCGAGGGCATCGCGCGCCGCGCGGGCGTCGGCAAGACCGCCGTCTACCGCCGCTGGAAGTCCAAGCTCTCCCTCGTCCTGGACCTCGTCGGCGTCTTCGCCACGCAGGGGCTGCCGGCGCCGTCGACCGGCTCGCTCATCGGCGACGTGCGCGCGCTCCTCGAAGTCGCCTCGCACGCCCTGCGCCACCCCGTGGCCTCGCAGGTCATCCCGGACCTGCTGGTGGAGGCCGCCCGGCAGCCGGAGATCGCCCAGGCGATCAAGGCGGCCCTGCTCGACAGCCAGCAGGGGGTCGTCGCACAGATCGTGCGCGAGGCGGTGGGGCGCGGCGAACTGCCCGAGGGGGCGGACCCGGACCGGGCCCTCGACGTGGTCGTGGGGCCGCTCTACTGGCGGCTCGTGGTGGTCCGCGGTGAACTGCCGAAGGGGTACCTGGACGACCTCGCCCGCTCGGCGGTGGCGGCGCTCAAGGCGTGA
- a CDS encoding carbohydrate ABC transporter permease: MRIFLILVGLFWLMPAVGLLLSSLRSPSDISESGWWQVFASPAQLTVENYSALLANDTITGSLVSTVLITVPATVLVVVIGSLAGYAFAWLDFPGRDWWFLVVVVLLVVPVQVALVPVSKLFGTIGIFETTLGVVLFHTAFGLPFAIFLLRNFFAEIPRELLEAARLDGAGEIRLFTRVVMPLGGPAIASLGIFQFLWVWNDMLVALIFADSESPPITVALQQQVRQFGNNIDVLAPGAFVSMVIPLAVFFAFQRQFVSGVMAGAVK, from the coding sequence ATGCGGATCTTCCTCATCCTCGTCGGCCTGTTCTGGCTGATGCCGGCGGTCGGGCTGCTGCTGTCCTCGCTCCGCTCGCCCTCCGACATCAGCGAGAGCGGCTGGTGGCAGGTCTTCGCCTCCCCCGCCCAGCTGACGGTGGAGAACTACTCCGCGCTCCTCGCCAACGACACGATCACGGGTTCGCTCGTGTCCACGGTCCTGATCACCGTCCCGGCGACCGTCCTGGTCGTCGTCATCGGTTCGCTCGCCGGGTACGCCTTCGCCTGGCTGGACTTCCCCGGCCGCGACTGGTGGTTCCTGGTGGTCGTGGTGCTTCTGGTGGTCCCGGTGCAGGTGGCGCTCGTCCCCGTGTCGAAGCTCTTCGGCACGATCGGGATCTTCGAGACGACGCTCGGGGTCGTCCTCTTCCACACGGCCTTCGGGCTGCCCTTCGCGATCTTCCTGCTGCGGAACTTCTTCGCGGAGATCCCCAGGGAACTGCTGGAGGCGGCGCGCCTCGACGGGGCGGGCGAGATCCGGCTCTTCACCCGGGTCGTCATGCCGCTGGGCGGCCCGGCGATCGCCTCGCTCGGCATCTTCCAGTTCCTGTGGGTCTGGAACGACATGCTGGTCGCGCTGATCTTCGCGGACTCCGAGTCCCCGCCGATCACGGTGGCGCTGCAGCAGCAGGTCCGGCAGTTCGGGAACAACATCGACGTGCTGGCGCCGGGCGCGTTCGTGTCGATGGTGATTCCGCTGGCGGTGTTCTTCGCGTTCCAACGGCAGTTCGTCTCGGGCGTGATGGCGGGCGCGGTGAAGTAG